In a genomic window of Helianthus annuus cultivar XRQ/B chromosome 10, HanXRQr2.0-SUNRISE, whole genome shotgun sequence:
- the LOC110881968 gene encoding uncharacterized protein LOC110881968 isoform X2: MRALSKLIYVNSPDVVLFVGEALVGNDAVDQLSKFNQNLADLSPSPIPRLIDGILLTKFDTIDDKMVPRGRMYRGPARNIADANMAAGVGSGMLPVSYGMAGVGGMLPLDAAASIPQPMPVTYAYMSKDPAGLAQTNKGHRLGVL; encoded by the exons ATGCGTGCACTATCTAAGCTTATATACGTCAACAGTCCGGACGTCGTACTTTTTGTCGGTGAGGCGTTGGTCGGGAATGATGCTGTTGATCAACTATCAAAGTTCAATCAG AATCTAGCTGACCTTTCACCCTCACCGATCCCGAGGTTGATTGATGGAATTTTGCTAACCAAGTTTGATACCATCGATGATAAG ATGGTTCCAAGAGGACGTATGTACCGTGGACCAGCTAGGAACATAGCAGATGCAAATATGGCGGCGGGTGTCGGCAGCGGAATGCTTCCCGTATCTTACGGCATGGCGGGTGTTGGCGGCATGCTTCCACTCGATGCCGCTGCTTCCATCCCACAACCAATGCCAGTTACCTATGCTTACATGTCAAAAGATCCAGCTGGACTTGCTCAAACAAATAAAG GTCATCGTTTGGGTGTTCTTTGA
- the LOC110881968 gene encoding uncharacterized protein LOC110881968 isoform X1 → MRALSKLIYVNSPDVVLFVGEALVGNDAVDQLSKFNQNLADLSPSPIPRLIDGILLTKFDTIDDKMVPRGRMYRGPARNIADANMAAGVGSGMLPVSYGMAGVGGMLPLDAAASIPQPMPVTYAYMSKDPAGLAQTNKGWVGHSQGSPSFWKQPDSSDFVSLSSILFQVIVWVFFDQFAFRFQTQAISFQLTLIVESSRSIVVKGG, encoded by the exons ATGCGTGCACTATCTAAGCTTATATACGTCAACAGTCCGGACGTCGTACTTTTTGTCGGTGAGGCGTTGGTCGGGAATGATGCTGTTGATCAACTATCAAAGTTCAATCAG AATCTAGCTGACCTTTCACCCTCACCGATCCCGAGGTTGATTGATGGAATTTTGCTAACCAAGTTTGATACCATCGATGATAAG ATGGTTCCAAGAGGACGTATGTACCGTGGACCAGCTAGGAACATAGCAGATGCAAATATGGCGGCGGGTGTCGGCAGCGGAATGCTTCCCGTATCTTACGGCATGGCGGGTGTTGGCGGCATGCTTCCACTCGATGCCGCTGCTTCCATCCCACAACCAATGCCAGTTACCTATGCTTACATGTCAAAAGATCCAGCTGGACTTGCTCAAACAAATAAAGGTTGGGTTGGACACAGCCAAGGTTCCCCATCATTTTGGAAACAGCCCGATTCATCCGATTTTGTCTCATTAAGTTCGATTTTATTTCAGGTCATCGTTTGGGTGTTCTTTGATCAGTTTGCTTTTAGATTCCAGACACAAGCAATTTCGTTTCAGCTAACTTTG ATTGTTGAAAGTAGTCGTTCCATTGTGGTAAAAGGAGGCTGA